The Cryptococcus deuterogattii R265 chromosome 3, complete sequence genome has a segment encoding these proteins:
- a CDS encoding TFIIH basal transcription factor complex TTD-A subunit, with protein MSADSYNVKITSGVLVTCDSAAKQILLHLDSMRDGPDKFVIRDVDENRVMIKKECVEMIKDELQNELEKNTYIQDPNI; from the exons ATGAGCGCAGACAGCTACAACGTCAAAATCACCTCTGGCGTTCTCGTCACTTG CGATTCTGCCGCAAAGCAGATCTTGCTGCATTTGGACTCTATGAGGGACGGTCCCGACAAGTTTGTCATTCGTGACG TTGACGAGAACCGCGTGATGATCAAAAAAGAATGCGTTGAAATGATTAAAGACGAGCTTCAAAACGAG CTGGAGAAAAATACATATATCCAGGACCCTAACATATGA
- a CDS encoding 50S small subunit ribosomal protein L7e: MAPSTTVPTAEQIAVPETLLKKRRTNEASREAKLAAAAEARKAQKAKRKVIFKRADEYVKEYLSAEKEEIRLKREARKTGDFYVPAQPKVYFVVRLKGISKIAPKPKKILQLLRLLQINNGVFVRVTKATQQMLNLVNPYITYGEVNLKAIRELVYKRGYAKVDGQRIPITDNAIIEKQLGKYGIICLEDLVHEIATCGPNFKQATSALWPFKLSNPTGGWRPRKFIGYVEGGDAGNREKAMSKLVHQMV; the protein is encoded by the exons ATGGCTCCTTCTACCAC CGTGCCTACCGCCGAG CAAATCGCCGTCCCTGAGACCTTgctcaagaagaggcgCACCAACGAGGCCAGCCGAGAGGCCAAGTtggctgctgccgccgAGGCTAGGAAG GCCCAGAAGGCCAAGAGAAaggtcatcttcaagagggCCGACGAGTACGTCAAGGAGTACCTCAGCgccgagaaggaggagatccGACTCAAGCGAGAGGCGAGGAAGACCGGTGACTTCTACGTCCCCGCTCAGCCCAAGGTCTACTTCGTCGTCCGACTTAAGGG TATCTCCAAGATTGCCCCCAAGCCCAAGAAgatcctccagctcctccgACTCCTTCAGATCAACAACGGTGTCTTCGTTCGTGTCACCAAGGCTACCCAGCAAATGCTCAACCTTGTTAACCCTTACATCACCTACGGTGAGGTTAACCTCAAGGCTATCCGAGAGCTTGTCTACAAGCGAGGCTACGCCAAGGTTGACGGTCAGCGAATCCCCATCACCGACAACGCCATCATCGAGAAGCAGCTCGGCAAGTACGGTATCATCT GTCTCGAGGACCTCGTTCACGAGATCGCTACTTGCGGTCCTAACTTCAAGCAGGCCACTTCCGCTCTCTGGCCTTTCAAGCTCTCTAACCCCACCGGTGGCTGGAGGCCCAGGAAGTTCATCGGCTACGTTGAGGGTGGTGACGCCGGTAACAGGGAGAAGGCCATGTCCAAGCTCGTTCACCAGATGGTTTAA
- a CDS encoding 60S acidic ribosomal protein P1 has translation MPIHVCAVAQLFRQLAALLFLASTRTNVFPPYFRLKQVYVSKMSSELAATYAALILADEGIEITGDKIVTLTQAAKVEVEPIWATLLAKALDGKDIKDLLTNVGGGGAPAAGAAPAAGAAAGGAAEAAPAEEKKEEAKEESDDDMGFGLFD, from the exons ATGCCGATCCATGTGTGTGCTGTTGCCCAACTTTTCCGGCAacttgctgctcttctttttcttgcaTCCACAAGAACAAACGTATTCCCGCCATACTTCAGGCTTAAACAGGTTTACGTATCAAAAATG TCTTCTGAACTCGCTGCCACCTACGCCGCCCTTATCCTCGCCGACGAGGGTATTGAGATCACT GGCGACAAGATCGTCACTCTTACCCAGGCCGCCAaggttgaggttgagcCTATCTGGGCTACTCTCCTCGCCAAGGCTCTCGACGGCAAGGACATCAAGGACCTCCTCACCAACgtcggcggtggtggtgcccCCGCTGCCGGTGCTGCCCCTGCTGCCGGTGCCGCTGCCGGTGGTGCCGCCGAGGCTGCCCCtgctgaggagaagaaggaggaggctAAGGAGGAGTCTGACGACGACATG GGCTTCGGTCTCTTCGACTAA
- a CDS encoding sulfiredoxin — MSTPAQQTSDTQGSTCLPTELLTQATNNPTSSVFSRAEDAPVHNVPMRVINRPLPSELDENKVKAFMTEMERGDSFTPIEVVKVKAPLKTDPTGPPQVFYFAMGGCHRYEATKRLGWETIRARIINVPANQMRIYLGSGSPF, encoded by the exons ATGTCCACCCCCGCACAACAGACCTCTGATACTCAAGGATCTACTTGCCTGCCGACCGAGCTCCTGACACAAGCAACCAACAACcccacttcttctgttttTTCCAGGGCTGAGGATGCACCGGTACACAATGTTCCAATGAGAGTTATCAACCGCCCTCTTCCCAGTGAGCTAGATGAGAACAAAGTAAAAGCTTTCATGACCGAAATGGAG CGTGGTGACTCTTTCACCCCGATAGAAGTCGTTAAAGTCAAGGCGCCACTCAAGACTGATCCTACAGGGCCCCCTCAGGTATTCTATTTCGCGATGGGAGGATGTCACAGATACGAAGCCACTAAAAGGCTGGGATGGGAAACGATAAGAGCGAGGATTATTAATGTTCCTGCCAATCAGATGAGAATTTATCTCGGTTCTGGGTCGCCTTTTTAG
- a CDS encoding tryptophan synthase beta subunit: protein MAEQLKQVYADKKAQDQAAFVTFLTAGFPTRDATVPLMLALEAGGADIIELGVPFSDPVADGPVIQKANNVAIENNVHYSDCLEYVRQARAQGLKAPVLFMGYYNPIIAYGEEKAVKDAREAGANGYIIVDLPPTEAVDFRNTCTKAGMSYIPLVAPSTSIDRVKFLTSIADSFIYVVSKMGVTGSSSTENISASLPELVKRIQMFTTIPLAVGFGIDNRTHFDYVTASGADAVVVGSKIIKLIFEHADDGLAPKVVEDYCREITLKGQNPPPLGRKNAAAPPPANGGTVSPPLPIPSGASLNESEVKVTAPGKLPSRFGLFGGAYVAESLVDCLNELETAYAEAKEDPAFWKEFEDMFGYINRPSELYLAERLTEEMGGARIWLKREDLNHTGSHKINNAIGQILLAKRLGKRRIIAETGAGQHGVATATVCAKFGMECDIFMGAEDVRRQELNVFRIKMLGGRVIPVTSGSQTLKDAVNEALRDWVTRLDTTHYLIGSAIGPHPFPTIVRDFQRVIGREIKSQMHEKMGKLPDAVVACVGGGSNAIGTFYDFIEDPSVRLVGVEAGGHGIDTEAHSATLTKGVMGVVHGFSSYIIQSKEGQLVPTHSISAGLDYNSVGPEHSHLKYSGRAEYVVADDLQCLTAFKMCTQLEGIIPALESSHALWGGMQLAKSLPKDKDIVICLSGNGAKDVAEVLLTLKDKEWADKLDWHVAQ from the exons ATGGCAGAACAGCTCAAGCAAGTATACGCAGATAAAAAGGCCCAG GACCAAGC CGCCTTTGTCACCTTTTTGACAGCTGGTTTCCCCACCCGCGATGCCACAGTGCCCCTCATGCTTGCCTTGGAGGCAGGCGGTGCTGACATTATCGAACTCGGTGTCCCATTTAGTGATCCAGTTGCCGACGGCCCGGTCATCCAAAAGGCCAACAAT GTTGCCATTGAAAACAATGTTCACTACTCTGACTGCCTCGAGTACGTCCGACAGGCCCGTGCCCAGGGTCTCAAGGCTCCCGTCTTGTTCATGG GCTACTACAACCCCATTATCGCTTATGGCGAGGAAAAGGCTGTCAAGGACGCCAGAGAGGCCGGTGCCAACGGCTACATCATCGTCGACTTGCCCCCCACCGAAGCCGTCGATTTTAGAAACACCTGTACCAAGGCTGGCATGTCTTACATCCCCCTCGTCGCCCCTTCTACCAGCATCGACCGAGTCAAGTTCTTGACTTCTATCGCCGATTCTTTCATCTATGTGGTCTCCAAG ATGGGTGTCACCGGTTCCTCCTCTACCGAAAACATTTCAGCTTCCCTCCCTGAACTCGTCAAGCGTATCCAAATGTTCACCACCATCCCTCTCGCTGTCGGTTTTGGTATTGACAACCGTACCCACTTTGACTATGTTACAGCTTCCGGTGCTGATGCCGTTGTCGTTGGATCCAAAatcatcaagctcatctTTGAGCATGCCGATGACGGTCTTGCCCCCAAAGTCGTCGAAGACTATTGCCGAGAAATCACTCTCAAGGGCCAGAACCCTCCCCCTCTTGGCCGAAAGAATGCTGctgcccctcctcctgccaATGGAGGTACCgtctcccctcccctccccattccctcTGGCGCATCCCTTAACGAATCCGAAGTCAAGGTCACCGCCCCCGGTAAACTTCCTTCTCGATTCGGTCTTTTCGGTGGTGCCTATGTCGCTGAATCGCTTGTTGACTGTTTGAACGAGCTTGAAACTGCCTATGCCGAGGCCAAGGAGGATCCTGCGTTCTGGAAAGAGTTTGAGGATATGTTTGGTTACATCAACAGACCTAGTGAACTTTACCTTGCCGAGAGGTTGACCGAGGAGATGGGCGGTGCCAGGATTTGGCTCAAGAGGGAAGATCTTAACCACACTGGTTCTCACAAGATTAACAATGCCATTGGCCAAATTCTCCTCGCCAAGCGATTGGGTAAGCGAAGAATTATCGCCGAGACGGGTGCCGGTCAGCACGGTGTCGCTACCGCCACCGTCTGCGCCAAGTTTGGCATGGAATGCGATATTTTCATGGGTGCGGAGGATGTGAGGAGGCAAGAGTTGAACGTTTTCAGGATCAAGATGCTTGGTGGCCGTGTTATTCCCGTCACGTCTGGTTCCCAGACTTTGAAGGATGCTGTCAACGAGGCTTTGAGAGATTGGGTCACTCGATTGGACACTACCCATTACCTCATTGGCTCCGCCATCGGTCCCCACCCGTTCCCCACCATTGTTCGTGACTTCCAAAGGGTTATTGGTCGAGAGATCAAGTCGCAGATGCACGAAAAGATGGGCAAGTTGCCCGACGCTGTCGTTGCCTGTGTCGGTGGTGGCTCCAACGCCATCGGTACCTTTTACGATTTTATCGAAGATCCCAGCGTGAGATTGGTCGGCGTTGAAGCCGGTGGCCATG GTATTGACACTGAGGCACACTCTGCTACATTGACCAAGGGTGTCATGGGTGTCGTCCACGGTTTCTCTTCTTACATTATCCAATCAAAGGAAGGTCAGCTCGTCCCCACGCACTCCATCTCTGCCGGTCTCGACTACAACTCTGTCGGTCCCGAACACTCTCACCTCAAGTATAGCGGTCGAGCCGAATATGTCGTGGCGGACGATTTGCAGTGTCTCACGGCGTTCAAGATGTGTACCCAGTTGGAAGGTATTATTCCTGCTTTGGAGAGCAGTCATGCTCTCTGGGGCGGTATGCAGTTGGCCAAGAGTTTGCCCAAGGATAAGGATATTGTCAT CTGTTTGAGTGGAAACGGTGCCAAGGACGTTGCAGAGGTGTTGTTGACGttgaaggacaaggagtGGGCGGACAAGCTTGACTGGCACGTTGCGCAGTAG